GTGGAGGACGTCGCGGCCCCATCCCTCGTCGAGGCCGGGGATGTCGGGCAGTACGTCGGTGAGCCCGGTGGCGAGGAGCAGGCGGCGGCCGCGGAGGGTGCGGCCGTCGTCGGTCGTGACGGTGAGGAGGTCGCCGTCGCGGCCGGCGTCGGTGACCCGGGCCCGGATGTGGGTCACCCCGTAGCGTTCGCTCTCGCGTCGGCCGCGGTCGAGGATGTCGCGGGGCGGGGTGCCCTCGAGGCCGAGGACGTTGTGGGCCCCGGCGGCGGGTGCGTTGCGGGGCTCGCCGGAGTCGACGACGACCACCGAGCGGCGGGACCGTCCGAGCACGGTCGCGGCGGCGAGGCCGGCGGGGCCGCCCCCGACGATGAGGACGTCGGTGACGGTCGCGTCGCCGGGGGCCGGGGAGCGGTCCGCGGCGTCGTCGGGTCGGGTGGCCGGTGCGGGATCAGGGTGAGGGGACGTCATGGGGCCATCCTCCGCGCACCCCGCCGGCGCGGCAACCACCCCGCCCCGCCGGCCGCCCAGGCCCGGGATCCGACCGCCGCGTCAGACCGCGCACCCGGCCGCCGGCTCAGGCCCAGGAGCGGACCGCCGTGAAGATCTCCGGCCACCGCCGGTCCGCGCGCCGGGTGGCGTACGCCAGCCCGCCGGCGGCCATGAGCACGGTGACGACGACGTCCACGGCGAGCCCGGCCCAGAACTGGACGCCCGGCCCGGAGGCGGTGGCCATGAGGGCCGACCCGGGCACGAGCGGGACGCCAATGACGGGAATCGCGCTGAGCAGCACGACCACCGTCATCGCGTTCCACCCGCCGCTGTTCCGCATGGGGTTCGAGCCGGGCTTCGGCGCGGGCGTCGGGAAGCGGGAGGACGCCGCGGCCCCGTAGCTGATGGCGATGACCACCCCGCAGGCCGTGACGGCGGCTGTCGCGGCCCACGACGTCGTGAACCCCTCCTGCACCCCGCGGCCGATGACGAACACGGCGGCGAGGGGCATGAACACCGTCGCGGCCGTCGCCGCCCGGGCGAGGACGAGGGGCCGTCCGCGGACCCCGACCGACATGTGCACCCAGTTGGAGGGGCCGTCCATGCCGAAGTCGTTGCTGGTCAGGCCGAGGACGAACAACAGGATCATGGACAGGCCCCACGTGCCCGCGAACCCGGAGTCCTGGGGCGCGCCGAGGAACAGCATCGCGACGACGACCGCCGGGGCCATGAAGAGCGTGGGCACGAGCCGCGAGTCGCGCCGCCAGTACCGCATCATCCGGGAGTACAGCGTGCCCGTCGGGCCGCCCGGCACCCACCGGAGGAGGACCGACCCGTCCTTGCGGTCCCCGGCGTCCGGGCCCTGCCCGGCCGCCACCCGGGTCAGGGACGACGCTGTCGCGCGCGTCCACACCACGCCGGCGAGGACGACGGTCGCGACGGCGACGAGCACCCGCCCGGCCGCGGCGATCCACGCCCCGGTCGCGAGGGACGTCGTGACGCCGGCCGCGGCCCCGAGCGGCGTCCACCCGACGACCGTCGCCACCGGCCCGAGGTCCCCGACGGTGACGCCGGAGTTGATGACGAGGTTGAACCCGACCAGGAGGACGACGAACGTGACGCTGATGATGACGGTCATGCGTTCCGAGGACCGTCGGTTGGTCGACGCCCCGGTGAGCGCGGCCAGGGTCTCCCCGCCGAGCACGGCGGTGGCCAGGCTGACGATGTTGCCCACGACCCACAGCGGCACGAGCACCGCGGCGCCGGTGGACGTGTACCCCGCGGCGTCGGCGCTGAGGATCCCCCACGTGCCGAAGCCGACGGTGACGGCCGTGTCGACGACCGCGACGAGACTCCGGGACTGGAGCATGGCGGCGAGGAAAAAGCCCGGCAGCAGGCGGCGGGTGGGGACCGGCAGCGTGGCGAACTGGGCCGTGTCCAGCTGGTTCTCGGGGGACGGCTGGATGATCGCGAGGAGCCAGTAGGCGAGGACGCCGATCGCGGGGGTGAGGGTGAGGGGGCCCGCGGCGCCGTCGGCGGCGGACGCGCCCGCCCACGCGGCGAAGGCCACACCCGCGCCGAGGCCGTACAGGACGGTGAACACGATGCCGATGATCTGCGCGCGGTTGCGGCGCAGGGCCCGCGGCCAGAGGCGTAGGTGCAGGGAGAGGATCGTGCGGGTCACTGCGGTGCCCCCGGCGTCGTCGTGCCCGGGGCACCGTCGACCGTGCCGCCCCCACCCGGGTGAGTACCGGCGGAGGTGGGCGTCGTCCCCCCGGCGGGTCCCCCGAGCCACCCGAGCGAGCCCTCGGCGATCGTCCCGCCGCCGACGAGGCGGACGAAGACGTCGGAGAGGGACCGTCCGGCGCGGACCTCGTCGATGGTGCCGCTGGTGAGCACCCGGCCCTGGGCGACGACCGCCACGTGGTCGCACAGGCCCTCGACGAGCTCCATGACGTGCGAACTCATGACGACCGTGCCGCCGGCGGCGACGTACCGGCGGAGGATCTCCCGGATGACCTGGCCGGACACGGGGTCGACGGCCTCGAGCGGCTCGTCGAGGATGAGGATCTCCGGGCGGTGGAGGAGTGCCCCGGCGAGGAGGATCTTCTTCGTCATGCCCGCGGAGTAGTCGACGATGGACTTCGTGCCGGCGTCGTCGAGGCCGAGGGCGGTGAGCAGGTCCGCGCTGCGTTCCTCGATGACGGCCGGGGACATGCCGCGCAGCCGGCCGAGGTACTCGAGGTACTCGTGGCCGGAGAGGCGGTCGAAGACGGGCAGGCCGTCGGCGAGGAGGCCGTAGGCGTTCTTCGCGGCGAGCATGTCCGCCGTCGGGGCGGTGGGGGTGGGCGTCGGGGCCACCGGCATGGGGCCCGGGGCGGTGCCGGGGGA
The sequence above is drawn from the Corynebacterium bovis DSM 20582 = CIP 54.80 genome and encodes:
- a CDS encoding ABC transporter ATP-binding protein translates to MTAPRPDGPGRNAGPAATPTDHPAPDAPAPTPGATHAAHAAAAATPTPAPTPDAGTQPHLAPVAADPREPALALRGLTKVYGSQVAVDTLTLDIPRGSFYGLVGPNGAGKTTAIMMATGLLRPDAGAAFVCGHDVWGTGIPAPPAPPAGSPGTAPGPMPVAPTPTPTAPTADMLAAKNAYGLLADGLPVFDRLSGHEYLEYLGRLRGMSPAVIEERSADLLTALGLDDAGTKSIVDYSAGMTKKILLAGALLHRPEILILDEPLEAVDPVSGQVIREILRRYVAAGGTVVMSSHVMELVEGLCDHVAVVAQGRVLTSGTIDEVRAGRSLSDVFVRLVGGGTIAEGSLGWLGGPAGGTTPTSAGTHPGGGGTVDGAPGTTTPGAPQ